Proteins from one Candidatus Omnitrophota bacterium genomic window:
- a CDS encoding class I SAM-dependent methyltransferase — protein MMNRVYNLIKKIFVTIYAIPRIFNLHVLPGHFYSPIPSLDEARKAEKKIWPENMPKVLPGIDLNVDEQVALFNEFVPFYRDLPFKSFKSNELRFYFENPAYQYSDAIFLYCMMRKLRPKNIIEIGSGFSSCAIMDTNEVFLGNETKVTFIEPFPSLLISLMKDSDKKQYRILPKRLEDCELSEFAILQENDILFIDSTHVAKVNSDVNQLFFNILPLLNKGVYIHFHDIFYPFEYPKELIYGGCAWNEGYILRAFLQYNNSFKIVFFNTFLEHFFKEMFEAEMPLCLKNPGGSIWIKKCGT, from the coding sequence ATGATGAATAGAGTATATAATTTAATTAAGAAAATCTTTGTGACTATTTATGCCATACCGAGAATTTTTAATCTTCATGTGCTTCCGGGCCATTTTTATAGTCCAATCCCTTCTTTAGATGAAGCACGTAAGGCTGAAAAAAAAATTTGGCCGGAGAATATGCCGAAAGTTTTACCGGGAATTGATCTTAATGTTGATGAACAAGTTGCTTTATTCAATGAGTTTGTACCTTTTTACAGAGATTTACCTTTCAAGTCATTTAAATCAAATGAATTGAGATTTTATTTTGAAAACCCTGCTTATCAATATTCGGATGCAATCTTTCTTTATTGTATGATGAGAAAACTCAGACCAAAGAACATTATTGAGATAGGGTCTGGTTTTTCTTCATGCGCAATAATGGATACAAATGAGGTATTTTTAGGCAATGAGACAAAGGTTACTTTCATAGAGCCTTTCCCATCCTTGCTAATCTCTTTAATGAAAGATAGTGATAAAAAGCAATACCGTATTCTACCTAAACGATTAGAGGATTGTGAATTATCGGAATTCGCAATCCTGCAAGAGAACGATATCTTGTTTATTGATTCAACGCATGTAGCAAAGGTTAATAGCGACGTTAACCAGCTCTTTTTTAATATTCTTCCGCTTTTAAACAAGGGTGTTTATATCCATTTTCATGATATATTTTACCCATTTGAGTATCCAAAAGAACTTATTTACGGAGGATGTGCTTGGAATGAGGGGTATATTTTGAGAGCTTTTTTACAATACAACAATTCGTTTAAGATAGTTTTCTTTAATACTTTTTTAGAACATTTTTTTAAAGAAATGTTTGAAGCTGAAATGCCACTTTGTTTAAAAAACCCAGGAGGAAGCATCTGGATAAAGAAATGCGGTACCTAA
- a CDS encoding FkbM family methyltransferase produces the protein MKIKKNKKIFFVDNPDAPGFKDFWVLLDNGLWELGIFQVFDEFLDKEHSYIDIGAWVGPTVLYGCQLAKHCYAIEPDPVAFKILQENIDLNQNLASNITLYKGCIADRSGMSKLGSNTQFGNALSSLLTNKSSIFLDVQSLTFEDFIKKNNINDCNFIKMDIEGGEIRVLPTMRKYLQEKMPTLFLSLHPFWFEDKEKDCKAIINVLSIYPSIYREDGKKIGLDELFTILMSLQGENYSVIATLNWDYNKRLFHFYRYKIRKFSNRGKYYLFHPFKLLRAVISKFSEVIKKQTILKK, from the coding sequence ATGAAGATTAAAAAAAACAAAAAGATTTTCTTTGTTGATAATCCCGATGCCCCAGGATTTAAAGATTTCTGGGTATTGCTTGATAATGGATTATGGGAATTGGGGATATTCCAAGTTTTTGACGAGTTTCTTGACAAAGAGCATTCCTATATTGATATAGGTGCTTGGGTTGGCCCAACAGTACTATATGGCTGTCAACTTGCTAAACATTGTTATGCAATAGAACCAGATCCAGTTGCCTTTAAAATTCTGCAGGAAAATATAGATTTAAATCAAAACTTAGCTAGTAATATTACGTTATACAAAGGCTGTATTGCTGATAGATCTGGAATGAGCAAACTTGGAAGCAATACGCAGTTTGGGAATGCTTTATCTAGTTTATTAACTAATAAGAGTAGTATATTTCTGGATGTGCAATCTTTGACATTTGAAGATTTCATAAAGAAAAATAATATTAATGATTGCAATTTTATAAAGATGGATATTGAAGGTGGAGAGATTAGAGTATTGCCAACTATGAGAAAGTATTTACAAGAGAAAATGCCAACATTATTTTTGTCTTTACACCCATTTTGGTTTGAAGATAAAGAAAAAGATTGCAAAGCAATTATCAATGTATTAAGTATTTATCCATCTATCTATCGCGAGGATGGGAAAAAGATAGGATTAGATGAACTTTTTACCATTCTAATGTCATTGCAAGGTGAAAATTATTCGGTCATTGCAACATTAAATTGGGATTATAATAAAAGATTATTTCATTTCTATAGGTATAAAATAAGAAAATTTAGCAATAGAGGTAAGTATTATTTATTCCATCCATTTAAATTGCTAAGAGCTGTAATCTCAAAATTTAGCGAGGTAATTAAAAAGCAAACCATTCTGAAAAAATAA
- a CDS encoding sugar transferase, with protein sequence MIKRIFDFLLSLSGIVISLPLWGLISFLIILENGLPVFYFQERSGKNKTTFKAIKFRSMVKDAEKNTGAIQAKEDDERITFVGRILRSTAMDELPQLINILRGEMSFVGPRALRPSEKETQGETVKNIYEYPGFEERSKVIPGLTGIAQIFAPRDISREEKFKFDIFYVRNKSFFLDIYLIFLSFLITFKGKWETREDKFCFFGEGLKEKVSRGVSKIVL encoded by the coding sequence ATGATTAAAAGAATTTTTGATTTTTTACTTTCTTTATCAGGTATAGTAATTTCTTTGCCTCTTTGGGGGTTGATTTCTTTTTTGATAATCCTAGAAAATGGTTTACCTGTTTTTTACTTTCAGGAAAGGTCAGGTAAAAATAAAACAACTTTTAAGGCGATAAAGTTTAGGTCTATGGTTAAAGATGCAGAGAAAAATACAGGAGCCATACAAGCTAAGGAAGATGATGAAAGAATAACTTTTGTTGGAAGAATACTTAGGTCAACAGCTATGGATGAGCTCCCGCAGCTTATCAATATTTTGAGGGGGGAAATGAGTTTTGTGGGGCCAAGGGCGCTACGCCCAAGTGAAAAAGAAACACAGGGGGAAACCGTAAAAAATATATATGAGTATCCAGGATTTGAAGAAAGGTCTAAGGTTATTCCGGGCCTTACGGGTATTGCCCAGATTTTTGCCCCCAGAGACATAAGCAGGGAAGAAAAGTTTAAGTTTGATATTTTTTATGTTAGAAATAAGAGTTTTTTTCTTGATATTTACTTAATTTTTCTCTCATTTTTGATTACTTTTAAAGGGAAATGGGAGACCAGAGAAGATAAATTTTGTTTTTTTGGTGAAGGGTTAAAAGAAAAGGTTAGTCGCGGAGTTAGTAAAATAGTCTTGTAA
- a CDS encoding radical SAM protein, producing MKVLFLNPPFENKKYSRASRSPAVTRSGTLYYPFYLSYAAGVLEQEKGIDVFMIDAIAEGYNEASLIQKIKNISPSLVICDTSTPSIYNDVRICELIKNTLPHVVVFLVGTHPSALPEETLSLSRLIDGIARKEYDYTIRDIALFLRDGKDWHQVDGISYRDGMNFVNTKNREFINDLDSLPFVAKVYKQKLNIYRYFFAAGRYPMVMMVTGRGCPFQCRWCLYPQTMYGHKYRLRSPENVFAELEYITKELPQVKEIGFEDDTFTADLDRCEKICDLIMKNKLRIRWWANARADLPLEIMKKMKSAGCRLLITGFESGSQRILDNVSKKIKIEDSYLFAKNARRVGLLVHGCFVLGNIGETKEDILETINFALSLPIDTAQFFPMIAYPGTYVYQWAVDNNCLITKDFRKWLTPEGLHASVIDLPGLQSWEVMQFCNMARKKFYTRPVYLLNKIWQSIFSFQEAKRNFKTFSSFKKYVFGKEGK from the coding sequence ATGAAAGTTCTATTTTTAAATCCTCCTTTTGAAAATAAGAAATATTCACGGGCTTCGAGAAGCCCTGCAGTTACAAGAAGCGGCACTCTTTACTATCCATTTTATTTATCATATGCTGCTGGTGTTTTAGAGCAGGAAAAAGGCATAGATGTATTTATGATAGACGCTATTGCTGAGGGGTATAACGAAGCTTCTCTTATCCAAAAGATTAAGAATATCAGTCCTTCTTTAGTTATATGTGACACTTCAACTCCTAGTATTTATAATGACGTAAGAATTTGTGAGCTAATTAAGAACACATTGCCTCATGTTGTTGTTTTCTTGGTGGGGACCCATCCAAGTGCCTTGCCTGAAGAAACATTGTCTTTGAGTCGGTTGATAGATGGCATAGCAAGAAAAGAATATGATTATACCATTAGAGATATCGCTTTATTTTTAAGAGACGGAAAAGATTGGCATCAGGTAGATGGTATCTCATATCGGGATGGCATGAACTTCGTTAATACGAAAAATCGTGAATTTATCAACGATTTGGATTCTTTACCTTTTGTTGCAAAAGTATATAAACAAAAACTAAATATATATAGATATTTTTTTGCTGCAGGAAGGTATCCTATGGTAATGATGGTTACAGGTAGGGGATGCCCTTTTCAATGCAGGTGGTGTCTTTATCCACAGACAATGTATGGGCATAAGTATAGGCTTAGAAGCCCTGAAAATGTTTTTGCAGAATTAGAATATATAACAAAAGAATTGCCGCAAGTTAAAGAGATAGGGTTTGAAGATGATACATTTACTGCAGATTTAGATAGATGCGAGAAGATATGCGATTTAATAATGAAAAATAAGTTGCGGATAAGATGGTGGGCAAATGCAAGAGCAGATCTACCGTTGGAAATTATGAAGAAAATGAAAAGTGCAGGTTGCCGGCTCTTGATTACTGGTTTTGAATCAGGCTCTCAAAGAATTCTAGATAATGTATCAAAGAAAATAAAAATAGAGGATTCTTATCTATTTGCAAAGAATGCAAGGCGGGTAGGGCTTTTGGTTCACGGATGTTTTGTGTTGGGTAATATAGGAGAAACAAAAGAGGATATTTTGGAAACAATAAATTTTGCTTTATCTTTGCCTATTGATACAGCTCAATTCTTTCCTATGATTGCCTATCCTGGAACATATGTTTACCAATGGGCAGTAGATAATAATTGTCTTATAACGAAAGATTTTCGAAAATGGCTCACACCAGAAGGTTTGCACGCAAGCGTTATTGATCTTCCTGGTTTGCAATCTTGGGAAGTTATGCAATTTTGTAATATGGCGAGAAAGAAATTTTATACCAGGCCGGTTTATCTGTTGAACAAGATTTGGCAGTCTATTTTCTCATTCCAAGAAGCCAAACGTAATTTTAAAACTTTCTCTAGTTTTAAGAAGTACGTCTTTGGAAAGGAAGGAAAATAG
- a CDS encoding glycosyltransferase family 4 protein, giving the protein MDNNLRVIFYIESNVLGGCERAALERAIGVEELGVKTGVVCSEYLDLGLYKERICKLTLGCQKLPLKSHREYIIKAFFPSLDFKQIRLVKDALLKNKPDVLIVVQSGPDGCHTAIHAATSLKIPIIADLALISDPVIMPYKGSIFRYWWFKIHYRLCKAIITNCRKNEEILRRLGCVSNVPLKVIHYGIKYREYPSCPNLQERIAARKDMDATDNSWVLGAVGRLTIEKGHSWLIKAFGELLQVMPDAKLVIIGDGELYPKLKTMSSVFGDSVKFMGWREDVFRLYWGMDVFVLPSKVETNALVVLQAFAAGIPVIATNVHGMSEKVHDKENALLVDYEDTKGFISAMLEIRKNDALVAKMKDNAFKLVSEELEFGNQIIEYKNFIIEMLR; this is encoded by the coding sequence ATGGATAATAATTTAAGAGTGATTTTCTATATTGAATCTAATGTGCTTGGAGGTTGCGAGAGAGCGGCATTAGAAAGAGCTATAGGTGTTGAGGAATTGGGAGTTAAAACCGGTGTCGTATGTTCTGAATATCTAGACCTAGGGTTATACAAAGAAAGAATATGCAAGCTAACTTTGGGATGTCAAAAATTGCCATTGAAATCTCACAGAGAGTATATAATTAAGGCTTTCTTTCCAAGCCTTGATTTTAAACAAATAAGATTAGTCAAGGATGCATTATTGAAAAATAAGCCTGATGTGCTTATAGTAGTGCAATCAGGCCCTGATGGCTGCCATACTGCTATTCATGCGGCTACAAGTTTAAAAATTCCAATAATTGCTGATCTGGCTTTAATTTCAGATCCAGTAATAATGCCATATAAAGGCAGTATATTTAGATATTGGTGGTTCAAGATTCATTATCGACTATGTAAAGCTATAATAACAAACTGTAGAAAGAATGAAGAAATCTTAAGACGCTTGGGTTGTGTTTCGAATGTTCCGTTAAAAGTAATACATTATGGCATAAAGTATCGAGAGTACCCATCTTGTCCAAATTTACAAGAACGTATTGCTGCGCGTAAGGATATGGATGCTACTGATAATTCATGGGTACTAGGAGCGGTAGGGAGGCTTACTATTGAGAAAGGCCATAGTTGGCTTATTAAGGCATTTGGAGAATTATTGCAAGTGATGCCTGATGCTAAGCTAGTTATTATTGGAGATGGAGAGCTTTATCCTAAGCTAAAAACGATGAGTTCAGTTTTTGGAGATTCAGTAAAGTTTATGGGATGGCGTGAAGACGTGTTTCGTTTATATTGGGGGATGGATGTTTTTGTGTTGCCTTCAAAAGTAGAAACTAATGCATTGGTTGTTTTACAGGCTTTTGCTGCAGGCATACCTGTTATTGCAACAAATGTACATGGAATGTCTGAAAAAGTTCATGATAAAGAAAATGCTCTGTTAGTAGATTACGAAGATACCAAGGGTTTTATTTCCGCTATGTTAGAAATCAGAAAAAATGATGCATTAGTAGCAAAAATGAAAGATAATGCTTTTAAGCTTGTGAGCGAAGAGCTTGAATTTGGTAATCAAATAATTGAATATAAGAATTTTATTATTGAGATGTTAAGATAA
- a CDS encoding glycosyltransferase family 4 protein, whose amino-acid sequence MKLLFISNMPSPYQLELFKSIIDNNLAEVHAIFCTWGYPSRDWNKPLLPQGFQVLPQISFQYLLPDFILNFGIKRNILNFNPDIAIVGSYMFPGIQHAASVFNKLNIPWLFWEEYHLFHRNYFKRKIRSYLLARIVQKCNAILAIGNRAKSFFEAFSKGEKNVYNFPYASNLKRFSGKMQSRECEDLCFIYSGQLIERKGIDILLRAFFRIAPHYKNTKLLILGDGLLRKELENMVPRDLLNRVQFKGSLQWDELPEYYNNSDIFVFPSRHDGWGIAPVEAMASSLPVISTREVGSMLDLIQDGYNGFLFEKDDIEGLSKLMVYFCENRPEIKRMGENACKSITDLDVGRAGEKLIGILARVLSENKRAHG is encoded by the coding sequence ATGAAACTACTTTTTATTAGCAATATGCCTTCTCCATATCAGTTGGAATTATTTAAAAGCATAATTGATAATAATCTTGCTGAAGTCCATGCTATCTTTTGTACTTGGGGATATCCATCTCGAGACTGGAATAAACCTTTATTGCCTCAGGGATTTCAGGTATTGCCTCAAATTTCATTTCAATATCTTTTGCCAGATTTTATTCTAAACTTTGGTATAAAAAGAAATATACTCAATTTTAATCCTGATATTGCTATTGTTGGATCTTATATGTTCCCAGGCATTCAGCATGCTGCATCCGTCTTTAATAAGCTTAATATTCCTTGGCTATTTTGGGAAGAGTATCATTTATTTCATAGGAATTATTTTAAAAGAAAGATTCGTTCTTATTTGCTTGCTAGAATTGTTCAGAAATGTAATGCTATTTTAGCTATCGGCAACCGTGCAAAATCTTTCTTTGAGGCGTTTTCAAAAGGAGAAAAGAATGTTTATAACTTTCCCTATGCGTCAAATCTTAAGAGGTTTAGCGGTAAAATGCAAAGTAGGGAATGCGAAGACTTATGCTTTATTTATTCAGGACAACTTATAGAAAGAAAAGGAATAGATATATTATTGCGTGCATTTTTTAGGATTGCACCGCATTATAAAAATACTAAGTTGCTTATTTTGGGTGATGGTTTATTGCGTAAAGAGCTGGAGAATATGGTACCAAGGGATTTACTCAATCGTGTTCAGTTCAAAGGTTCTTTGCAGTGGGATGAGCTTCCAGAATATTATAATAATTCAGATATCTTTGTTTTTCCTTCGCGTCACGATGGTTGGGGGATAGCTCCAGTTGAAGCGATGGCTTCGAGTCTCCCTGTAATTTCTACGCGCGAAGTAGGTTCTATGCTAGATTTAATCCAAGATGGGTACAACGGTTTTTTATTTGAAAAAGATGATATTGAAGGATTGAGCAAGCTTATGGTTTATTTTTGTGAAAATCGTCCTGAAATAAAGCGAATGGGTGAAAATGCTTGTAAAAGCATAACAGATTTAGATGTAGGTAGGGCAGGGGAGAAATTAATTGGAATTTTAGCTCGTGTTTTATCGGAGAATAAAAGAGCCCATGGATAA
- a CDS encoding lipopolysaccharide biosynthesis protein yields MCNTISTNESDSLKERSLRGAFFSISSTLFQQIISVVIVAFLARILQPADFGVTDMVVAFTLFAEPFVDMGLILFTVNRQNLTHSQWSNLFWINLILGLLLASLIINISPLIGLFYNYKDAGRIAVVFGLCFIPLGVSIQPSALLIRQLRFARIAFIEFVSLVIGGLVAIKMALAGFGPFAIAWRMLVYHSIRSVLLLFFVTWKPLLPTNILNFKEIFLFGSKITGYNLIKNIPQQFDKILLGRTNGRFTLGLYSRAFSLAYLPIIVSVQSLIPVFVSLLSKFQDRVEKFTKTSLQIFKMISFLIFPIFFLCFISAMDIIHLFYGLKWLEIVPIFRILSIGFLCQGIIWICECVFISIGKPGIVFRVSIIRTVVICLSFMIGLRWGMRGVAIAFSASTVLMLLPYLFLTASTLSLRVTLILKEMILPLIASIIMVIMVHVFRYVVNDMIFWGLRFIISVVLGLIVYIFIITLFQRKALGSIALLIKSAIFREKADL; encoded by the coding sequence ATGTGTAATACAATTTCAACAAACGAATCAGATTCCTTGAAAGAAAGATCTCTCCGCGGAGCTTTTTTTTCTATTTCTTCAACTTTGTTTCAGCAAATAATATCTGTTGTGATTGTAGCTTTCTTGGCCCGTATTCTTCAACCTGCAGATTTTGGTGTAACAGATATGGTTGTTGCATTTACTCTATTCGCTGAACCTTTTGTTGATATGGGACTGATACTGTTTACTGTAAACAGGCAGAATTTAACCCATTCTCAATGGTCAAATCTTTTTTGGATTAATCTTATACTTGGATTATTACTAGCTTCTTTAATTATTAATATTTCTCCGTTAATTGGGCTTTTCTATAATTACAAAGATGCTGGAAGGATCGCTGTAGTGTTTGGACTGTGTTTTATCCCTCTTGGGGTGTCGATACAACCATCCGCACTTCTTATACGCCAATTAAGATTTGCTAGAATTGCCTTTATTGAATTTGTAAGTCTTGTTATCGGTGGGCTAGTTGCTATAAAGATGGCATTAGCCGGTTTTGGACCTTTTGCGATTGCCTGGAGGATGTTGGTTTACCATTCAATCAGGTCTGTTTTATTGTTATTTTTTGTTACTTGGAAGCCATTGCTGCCCACGAATATTTTGAATTTTAAAGAAATTTTTTTATTTGGTAGCAAGATTACAGGGTACAATTTAATAAAAAATATTCCTCAGCAATTTGATAAGATACTTCTTGGTAGGACGAATGGAAGATTTACTCTAGGTTTATATTCTCGTGCTTTTTCTCTGGCGTATCTGCCAATTATTGTTTCGGTTCAGTCATTAATCCCAGTTTTTGTTTCTTTATTATCAAAATTCCAGGATAGGGTTGAAAAATTCACTAAAACTTCACTGCAAATCTTTAAAATGATAAGTTTTTTGATATTCCCTATATTTTTTCTTTGTTTTATATCAGCTATGGATATCATCCATCTGTTTTATGGCTTGAAATGGCTGGAAATTGTGCCAATATTTCGTATCTTGAGTATCGGTTTTCTTTGCCAGGGGATTATTTGGATATGTGAATGTGTATTTATCTCTATTGGGAAGCCAGGTATTGTTTTTCGCGTCTCAATTATTAGGACCGTTGTTATTTGCCTGAGTTTTATGATTGGTTTGCGATGGGGTATGAGGGGAGTTGCGATTGCATTTTCAGCTTCAACTGTTTTAATGCTACTGCCGTATCTTTTTTTAACAGCGTCAACTTTGTCGCTTAGAGTAACTTTAATCCTTAAAGAAATGATCCTCCCGTTAATTGCTTCAATAATAATGGTAATAATGGTTCATGTTTTTCGTTACGTTGTAAATGATATGATTTTTTGGGGATTAAGATTTATAATTTCTGTAGTATTAGGATTAATTGTTTATATTTTTATTATTACATTATTTCAAAGAAAGGCTTTAGGATCGATTGCATTATTGATAAAAAGTGCAATTTTTAGAGAAAAAGCAGATTTATAA
- a CDS encoding class I SAM-dependent methyltransferase: MVYTNPRIASDNLTYENRDSLVFEELNSYAAAKNEVFQLAINRLFKFFPPPAFLIDVGCGSGVFLEIANKCGYKVLGVESSKVDVKYIEERFNFSVLESRFESLNTVGLSADIVTMWDVIEHVSNPRDFIRKANMILNENGVLAMRFPGATFHRIKSVFLKLFRQGKGNVYSPVIHLNFFSPVTIRKMLSEESFDIIETYTTTPEGLGSKGLLRIMRITWGKIAYFIARLTGIYLDNIEVYARKRQQRKAS, from the coding sequence ATGGTTTATACAAACCCTCGGATCGCAAGTGATAACTTAACATATGAGAATCGAGATAGTCTTGTTTTTGAAGAATTAAATTCTTATGCGGCGGCTAAAAATGAAGTTTTTCAGCTCGCCATCAATCGTTTATTTAAGTTTTTCCCTCCGCCCGCTTTTCTTATTGATGTGGGGTGTGGTTCAGGAGTCTTTCTTGAAATAGCTAATAAATGTGGCTATAAAGTTTTAGGGGTAGAATCAAGTAAAGTTGATGTAAAATATATTGAAGAACGGTTTAATTTCTCGGTCCTGGAGTCTCGGTTTGAGTCTTTAAATACGGTAGGGCTGTCAGCAGATATTGTCACCATGTGGGATGTCATTGAGCACGTCTCTAATCCAAGAGACTTTATTAGGAAGGCGAATATGATATTAAATGAAAATGGTGTTTTAGCTATGCGTTTCCCTGGGGCTACGTTCCATCGAATAAAATCTGTTTTCCTGAAATTATTCAGACAAGGTAAAGGGAATGTTTATTCTCCCGTAATCCATTTAAATTTCTTTTCTCCTGTAACTATCCGTAAAATGCTTTCAGAAGAATCTTTTGATATTATAGAAACTTATACAACTACTCCAGAGGGGCTTGGTAGTAAGGGTTTGCTTAGGATTATGCGAATAACTTGGGGAAAGATTGCTTATTTTATTGCTAGGTTGACAGGTATTTATCTTGATAATATTGAAGTATATGCACGCAAAAGACAGCAACGTAAAGCTTCCTAA